One window from the genome of Helicobacter pylori encodes:
- a CDS encoding DUF1104 domain-containing protein has protein sequence MKKALKILSVSALLFVALNAKDFSKTSDEDLAKMAGIVAPQDIVDYTKELKMRMKKMPEDKRKAFHKQLHEYAIKNTDNMTVADFEARQKAVKEVLKKGNMEDMDDDFGLRSCKHGKMHKHHKHGGHDKHGKGHGKEQGKKDHDEQGKKDHDHDDHGENEK, from the coding sequence ATGAAAAAAGCGTTGAAAATACTTTCTGTTAGTGCGTTGTTATTTGTGGCTTTAAACGCCAAAGATTTCAGTAAAACAAGCGATGAAGATTTGGCTAAAATGGCTGGTATTGTCGCTCCGCAGGATATTGTGGATTACACAAAAGAGTTAAAAATGCGCATGAAAAAAATGCCTGAAGATAAGAGAAAGGCGTTCCATAAACAATTGCATGAATATGCAATTAAAAACACAGACAACATGACCGTAGCGGATTTTGAAGCCCGCCAAAAAGCCGTTAAAGAAGTGCTTAAAAAAGGCAACATGGAAGACATGGATGATGATTTTGGGTTGAGATCATGCAAGCATGGGAAAATGCATAAACACCATAAACACGGTGGTCATGATAAACATGGCAAAGGGCATGGCAAAGAACAAGGCAAAAAAGATCACGATGAACAAGGCAAAAAAGATCACGATCATGATGATCATGGCGAAAATGAAAAATAA
- a CDS encoding LysE family transporter codes for MFVVFIEGFGLAISLCAAVGAQSLFIVERGMARNYVFLICALCFMCDIVLMSMGVFGVGAYFAKNLYLSLFLNLFGAAFTGFYAFLALKTLFQTFKKKQVQTPKKLSLKKTLLFTLGVTLLNPQVYLEMVFLIGASALSFNLAQKFVFLAGTLSAALSWLLLLCVLSLRYGSKLLNNQKIFMGVNLFVTAIMGTLSINLFKDFLALLSKT; via the coding sequence ATGTTTGTGGTTTTTATAGAAGGTTTTGGTTTAGCGATTTCTTTGTGCGCGGCGGTGGGAGCACAATCCTTGTTTATTGTGGAAAGAGGCATGGCTAGGAATTATGTGTTTTTGATTTGCGCTTTGTGTTTTATGTGCGATATTGTGTTAATGAGCATGGGCGTGTTTGGCGTGGGGGCTTATTTCGCTAAAAATCTTTATTTGAGCTTGTTTTTGAATTTATTTGGGGCGGCTTTTACTGGATTTTACGCTTTTTTGGCTTTAAAAACCCTTTTTCAAACCTTTAAAAAGAAGCAAGTCCAAACCCCCAAAAAACTATCCTTAAAAAAGACCTTATTATTCACTTTAGGCGTTACCTTACTCAACCCTCAAGTGTATTTGGAAATGGTGTTTTTGATTGGCGCGAGCGCTTTATCTTTTAACTTAGCGCAAAAATTTGTCTTTTTAGCCGGCACTTTATCGGCGGCTCTTTCTTGGCTTTTATTGTTATGCGTTTTGTCGTTACGCTATGGCTCTAAACTTTTAAACAACCAAAAAATTTTTATGGGCGTGAATCTCTTTGTAACCGCTATCATGGGAACGCTTAGTATTAATTTATTTAAAGATTTTTTAGCGCTATTGAGTAAAACCTAA
- a CDS encoding DUF1104 domain-containing protein, producing the protein MRRSLAFCLSALLGLQVLGARDFSQLKNEELLKLAGTLPSNEAIDYRMEVSKRLKALKAEDAKKFRANFSRIARKNLSKMSEEDFKKMREEVRKELEEKTKGLSAEEIKAKGLNVSVCSGDTRKVWCRAVKKKDEHCSPK; encoded by the coding sequence ATGAGAAGGAGTTTGGCTTTTTGCCTATCAGCTTTGCTTGGATTACAGGTTTTAGGCGCTAGGGATTTTTCGCAACTCAAAAACGAGGAACTTTTAAAATTAGCAGGCACTCTGCCTTCTAATGAAGCGATTGATTATCGCATGGAAGTGTCTAAACGCCTTAAAGCTTTAAAAGCTGAAGACGCTAAGAAATTCCGCGCGAATTTCAGCCGGATCGCTAGGAAGAATCTTTCCAAAATGAGCGAAGAGGATTTCAAAAAAATGCGTGAAGAAGTGCGTAAGGAATTAGAAGAAAAAACCAAAGGTTTGAGTGCTGAAGAAATCAAGGCAAAAGGGCTTAATGTGAGCGTTTGCAGCGGTGATACGAGAAAAGTTTGGTGTAGGGCTGTTAAGAAAAAAGACGAACATTGCTCTCCTAAGTGA
- a CDS encoding outer membrane beta-barrel protein, producing MGRIESKKRLKALIFLASLGVLWGNSAERTPFFKTKNHIYLGFRLGTGANTRTSMWQQAYKDNPTCPSSVCYGEKLEAHYKGGKNLSYTGQIGDEIAIDKYHILGLRVWGDVEYAKAQLGQKVGGNTLLSQANYNPSAIKTYDPISNAQGSLVLQKTPSPQDFLFNNGHFMAFGLNVNVFVNLPIDALLKLALKTEKMLFFKIGVFGGGGVEYAILWSSQYKNQNTNQDDKFFAAGGGFFVNFGGSLYIGKRNRFNVGLKIPYYNLSAQSWKNFGTSNVWQQQTIRQNFSVFRNKEVFVSYAFLF from the coding sequence ATGGGTAGAATTGAATCAAAAAAGCGTTTGAAAGCGCTCATTTTTTTAGCCAGCTTGGGGGTGTTGTGGGGCAATAGCGCTGAAAGAACGCCTTTTTTTAAAACCAAAAACCACATTTATTTGGGTTTTAGGCTAGGCACAGGGGCTAATACGCGCACAAGCATGTGGCAACAAGCCTATAAAGACAACCCAACCTGCCCTAGTAGCGTGTGTTATGGCGAGAAATTAGAAGCCCATTATAAGGGGGGTAAAAACCTGTCTTATACCGGGCAAATAGGCGATGAAATAGCGATTGATAAATACCATATTTTAGGATTAAGGGTATGGGGGGATGTAGAATACGCTAAAGCGCAATTAGGTCAAAAAGTGGGGGGTAATACCCTTTTATCTCAAGCAAATTATAACCCAAGCGCGATTAAAACCTACGATCCTATCTCAAATGCTCAAGGCTCTTTAGTTTTGCAAAAAACCCCAAGTCCTCAAGATTTTCTCTTCAATAACGGGCATTTCATGGCGTTTGGTTTGAATGTGAATGTGTTTGTTAATCTCCCCATAGATGCTCTTTTGAAACTCGCTTTAAAAACAGAAAAAATGCTGTTTTTTAAAATAGGCGTGTTTGGTGGGGGTGGGGTGGAATACGCAATCTTATGGAGTTCTCAATATAAAAATCAAAACACCAATCAAGACGATAAATTTTTTGCTGCGGGTGGAGGGTTTTTTGTGAATTTTGGAGGCTCTTTGTATATAGGCAAGCGCAACCGTTTCAATGTGGGGCTAAAAATCCCTTATTACAACTTGAGTGCGCAAAGTTGGAAAAATTTTGGCACTAGCAATGTGTGGCAGCAACAAACGATCCGACAAAATTTCAGCGTTTTTAGGAATAAAGAAGTTTTTGTGAGCTACGCGTTCTTGTTTTAG
- a CDS encoding DNA polymerase III subunit gamma/tau produces the protein MQVLALKYRPKHFSELVGQESVAKTLSLALDNQRLANAYLFSGLRGSGKTSSSRIFARALMCETGPKAVPCDTCIQCQSALNNHHIDIIEMDGASNRGIDDVRNLIEQTRYKPSFGRYKIFIIDEVHMFTTEAFNALLKTLEEPPSHVKFLLATTDALKLPATILSRTQHFRFKKIPENSVISHLKTILEKEQVSYESSALEKLAHSGQGSLRDTITLLEQAINYCDNAITESKVAEMLGAIDRSVLEDFFQSLINQDEARLQERYAILENYETESVLEEMMLFLKAKLLSPDTYSILLIERFFKIIMSSLSLLKEGANASFVLLLLKMKFKEALKLKALDDAILELEQTPFNQSPSISYNAPKQEFKSAEKIEQAERIEGTEKREKLEKKENAETPQTPMLSAKDRIFHNLFKQVQTLVYERNYELGAVFEKNIRFIDFDSQTKTLTWESLATDKDKELLRERFKIVKSIVDGVFGKGESIKIALKNHLENKSAREETKEVKDFKISSLREKILPQPTTETTAETKEKETKEKETKEKETKEKETKEKETKEKEVQENDTKEIQEVQPKQAPTALQEFMANHSDLIEEIKSEFEIKSVELL, from the coding sequence ATGCAAGTTTTAGCGTTAAAATACCGCCCCAAACATTTTAGCGAGCTAGTCGGTCAAGAGAGCGTGGCTAAAACGCTTTCTTTAGCCCTAGACAACCAGCGTTTAGCTAACGCTTATTTATTCAGCGGGTTAAGAGGTTCAGGCAAAACCAGCTCTTCTAGGATTTTTGCTAGGGCTTTAATGTGCGAAACAGGGCCAAAAGCCGTGCCTTGCGATACTTGCATCCAATGCCAGAGCGCTTTAAACAACCACCACATAGACATTATAGAAATGGACGGGGCGTCTAATAGGGGGATTGATGATGTCCGTAACCTTATAGAGCAAACGCGCTACAAACCAAGCTTTGGGCGCTATAAAATCTTTATCATTGATGAAGTGCATATGTTCACCACCGAAGCGTTTAACGCGCTTTTAAAGACTTTAGAAGAGCCTCCTAGCCATGTGAAATTCCTTTTAGCGACAACGGACGCTTTGAAATTGCCCGCTACCATACTCAGCCGCACCCAGCATTTCAGGTTTAAAAAAATCCCTGAAAATTCCGTTATTTCTCATTTAAAAACCATTTTAGAAAAAGAACAAGTGAGCTATGAAAGTAGCGCGTTAGAAAAACTCGCTCACAGCGGGCAAGGGAGCTTGAGGGATACGATCACTCTTTTAGAGCAAGCCATCAATTATTGCGATAACGCTATCACAGAAAGCAAAGTGGCTGAAATGTTAGGGGCGATTGATAGGAGCGTTTTAGAAGATTTTTTCCAAAGCCTAATCAACCAAGATGAAGCACGATTACAAGAGCGTTATGCCATTTTAGAAAATTATGAAACCGAGAGCGTTTTAGAAGAAATGATGCTTTTTTTGAAAGCGAAATTGTTAAGCCCTGATACTTATTCCATCCTTTTGATAGAGCGCTTTTTTAAAATCATTATGAGCAGTCTCAGCCTTTTAAAAGAAGGGGCAAATGCCAGTTTTGTGCTGTTGTTATTGAAAATGAAATTCAAAGAAGCTTTAAAACTCAAAGCCCTAGACGATGCGATTTTGGAATTAGAGCAAACCCCTTTCAATCAAAGCCCTAGCATAAGCTATAACGCCCCTAAACAAGAATTTAAAAGCGCAGAAAAAATAGAACAAGCAGAAAGAATAGAGGGAACAGAAAAAAGAGAAAAACTAGAAAAAAAAGAGAACGCAGAAACCCCGCAAACTCCCATGCTTTCAGCTAAAGATCGCATTTTTCACAACCTTTTCAAACAAGTTCAAACATTGGTTTATGAGCGCAACTACGAATTAGGGGCAGTGTTTGAAAAAAATATCCGTTTCATTGATTTTGACAGCCAAACTAAAACCTTGACTTGGGAGTCTTTAGCCACTGATAAGGATAAGGAGCTTTTAAGAGAACGATTTAAAATCGTGAAAAGTATCGTTGATGGGGTTTTTGGCAAGGGCGAAAGTATCAAAATCGCTTTAAAAAATCATTTGGAAAATAAAAGCGCTAGAGAAGAAACTAAAGAGGTTAAAGATTTTAAAATCTCTTCTTTAAGGGAAAAAATCTTACCCCAACCAACCACCGAAACCACGGCTGAAACTAAAGAAAAAGAAACTAAAGAAAAAGAAACTAAAGAAAAAGAAACTAAAGAAAAAGAAACTAAAGAAAAAGAAACTAAAGAAAAAGAGGTTCAAGAAAACGACACTAAAGAGATTCAAGAAGTCCAACCAAAACAAGCCCCTACAGCCTTGCAAGAATTCATGGCTAACCATTCTGATCTCATTGAAGAGATTAAGAGCGAGTTTGAAATCAAAAGCGTGGAATTGTTATGA
- the sabA gene encoding Hop family adhesin SabA, producing MKKRFLLSLSLASSLLYAEDNGFFVSAGYQIGEAVQMVKNTGELKNLNEKYEQLSQYLNQVASLRQSIQNANNIELVNSSLNFLKSFTNNNYNSTTQSPIFNAVQAVITSVLGFWSLYAGNYFTFLVGSGDKPADVYGNPPFSTIVSNCSGIENCAMNETTYNEMKKLAESLQAAQTNATTKGNNLCALSGCTTTEGQNPPNSTVSSALETAQKLMDLIANTKTAMMWKNIVISGVSNASGAITSTNYPTQYAVFNNIKAMIPILQQAVTLSQSNHTLSASLQAQATGTQTNPNFAKDIYAFAQNQKQIISYAQDIFNLFDSIPKDQYRYLEKAYLKIANAGSTPTNPYRQEVNLNQEIQTIQNNVSYYGNRVDAALSVARDVYNLKSNQTEIVTTYNDAKTLSEEISKLPHNQVNTKDIVTLPYDKNAPAAGQYNYQINPEQQSQLNQALAAMSNNPFKNIGMISSQNNNGALNGLGVQVGYKQFFGKKKAFGLRYYGFFDYNHGYIKSSFFNSSSDIWTYGGGSDLLFNFLNDKATKKNNKLSVGLFGGIQLAGTTWLNSQYVNLTAFNNPYSAKVNTSNFQFLFNLGLRMNLAMKKKKDSEHSAQHGIELGVKIPTINTNYYSFLGTQLQYRRLYSVYLNYVFAY from the coding sequence ATGAAAAAACGATTTTTACTTTCTCTATCCCTTGCATCGTCATTGCTTTATGCTGAAGACAACGGCTTTTTTGTGAGCGCGGGCTATCAAATCGGCGAAGCGGTGCAAATGGTCAAAAACACCGGTGAATTGAAAAACTTAAACGAAAAATACGAGCAGTTAAGCCAGTATTTGAATCAAGTGGCTTCATTGAGGCAAAGCATTCAAAACGCCAACAACATTGAGCTGGTCAATAGCTCTTTAAACTTTTTAAAAAGCTTCACCAACAACAACTATAACAGCACCACCCAATCGCCCATCTTTAACGCCGTGCAAGCCGTTATCACTTCGGTATTGGGTTTTTGGAGTCTTTATGCGGGGAACTACTTCACTTTTCTTGTGGGTAGTGGTGACAAACCCGCTGATGTCTATGGTAACCCTCCTTTTAGCACAATTGTCAGCAACTGCTCAGGAATTGAAAACTGCGCTATGAATGAAACCACTTATAATGAGATGAAAAAACTCGCTGAAAGTCTCCAAGCAGCTCAAACAAACGCTACCACTAAAGGCAACAATCTTTGCGCTTTATCCGGATGCACCACAACAGAAGGCCAAAACCCACCAAACTCAACCGTAAGCAGCGCTCTTGAAACCGCGCAAAAGCTTATGGACTTGATCGCAAACACTAAGACCGCTATGATGTGGAAAAATATCGTCATCAGTGGCGTTTCAAACGCGTCCGGCGCTATCACATCCACTAATTACCCAACGCAATACGCGGTGTTTAACAACATCAAGGCGATGATACCTATCTTGCAACAAGCGGTTACGCTTTCTCAAAGCAACCACACCCTATCTGCTAGCTTGCAAGCTCAAGCTACAGGGACTCAAACAAACCCTAATTTCGCTAAAGACATTTACGCTTTCGCTCAAAACCAAAAGCAAATCATCTCTTACGCTCAAGACATTTTCAACCTCTTTGATTCCATCCCTAAAGATCAGTATCGCTATCTAGAGAAAGCCTACTTGAAAATAGCCAATGCGGGTTCAACGCCTACTAACCCTTACAGACAGGAGGTGAATTTAAACCAAGAAATTCAAACGATTCAAAACAACGTGAGTTATTATGGTAACCGGGTGGATGCGGCTTTAAGCGTGGCTAGAGATGTTTATAACTTAAAATCCAATCAAACAGAGATTGTAACCACTTATAACGACGCTAAGACTTTGAGCGAAGAGATTTCTAAACTCCCGCACAATCAAGTCAACACAAAAGACATTGTTACACTGCCTTACGATAAAAACGCTCCGGCAGCGGGCCAATACAACTACCAAATCAACCCAGAGCAGCAATCCCAACTTAATCAAGCTTTAGCGGCGATGAGCAATAACCCCTTTAAAAATATAGGAATGATCAGCTCTCAAAACAATAACGGCGCTTTGAACGGGCTTGGCGTGCAAGTGGGCTATAAGCAATTCTTTGGGAAAAAGAAAGCGTTTGGGTTAAGGTATTATGGCTTCTTTGATTACAACCACGGCTATATCAAATCCAGCTTTTTTAATTCGTCTTCTGATATATGGACTTATGGCGGTGGGAGCGATTTGTTATTTAACTTTCTTAATGATAAAGCCACTAAAAAGAACAACAAGCTCTCCGTGGGTCTTTTTGGAGGCATCCAACTAGCAGGGACTACATGGCTTAATTCTCAATATGTGAATTTGACAGCGTTCAATAATCCTTACAGCGCGAAAGTCAATACTTCCAATTTCCAATTCTTGTTCAATCTCGGTTTGAGGATGAATCTCGCTATGAAAAAGAAAAAAGACAGCGAACATTCCGCGCAACATGGCATAGAATTGGGCGTTAAAATCCCCACCATTAACACGAATTACTATTCTTTTCTAGGCACTCAATTGCAATACAGAAGGCTCTATAGCGTGTATCTCAATTATGTGTTTGCTTATTAA
- a CDS encoding anaerobic C4-dicarboxylate transporter, translated as MVDAFFQIIVLLFSLFLGARLGGLGVGYAGGLGVLVLCLFLGLNPGKIPFDVILIIMAVISAISAMQKAGGLDYLVKIAEKILRKHPKQINYLAPSVAYFLTILAGTGHTVFSLIPVIVEVSQSQNIKPKAPLSLAVVSSQVAITASPVSAAVVFMSGILEPLGANYLTLLMVWIPTTFLACMLTAFVMSFTNLKLDSDPNYLERLEAGKISPPKIKEEKETSKSAKLSLWIFIGGVVAIVFYASAISKNIAFVSPVVLGRDYAIVSFMLSVATLIVIFCKINANEIAHSSVFKSGMQACVCVLGVAWLGDTFVSNHIDEIKRYASFLIADYPFLLAVALFLASMLLYSQAATSKALIPSVITALGISANHTEHLYIIVASFASVSALFVLPTYPTLLGAIAMDHTGTTKMGRYVFDHAFLIPGVLVVFLSVALGFVVAPLVL; from the coding sequence ATGGTGGATGCCTTTTTTCAAATTATCGTGTTACTTTTTTCGCTTTTTTTAGGGGCAAGGCTAGGGGGCTTGGGAGTGGGCTATGCGGGGGGCTTGGGCGTGCTTGTTTTATGCTTGTTTTTGGGACTAAACCCGGGCAAAATCCCTTTTGATGTGATTTTAATCATCATGGCAGTCATTAGCGCTATCAGCGCCATGCAAAAAGCGGGGGGCTTGGATTACTTAGTCAAAATCGCTGAAAAAATTTTAAGAAAACACCCCAAGCAAATCAATTACCTCGCGCCAAGCGTGGCGTATTTTTTAACGATACTAGCCGGCACCGGGCATACGGTTTTTTCCTTGATCCCGGTGATTGTGGAAGTGAGTCAGAGCCAAAACATCAAACCCAAAGCACCCTTAAGCTTAGCGGTAGTCTCCAGTCAAGTCGCTATTACTGCAAGCCCGGTGAGCGCAGCGGTGGTGTTTATGAGCGGTATTTTAGAGCCTTTAGGGGCAAATTACCTCACCCTTTTAATGGTTTGGATCCCTACGACTTTTCTAGCATGCATGCTCACGGCGTTTGTGATGAGTTTTACTAATTTGAAATTAGACAGCGACCCGAATTATTTAGAACGCTTGGAAGCGGGCAAAATCTCGCCCCCTAAAATCAAAGAAGAAAAAGAAACCTCAAAAAGCGCGAAATTATCGTTATGGATTTTTATCGGCGGGGTTGTAGCGATCGTTTTTTATGCGAGCGCGATTTCTAAAAATATCGCTTTTGTTAGCCCGGTGGTTTTAGGCAGAGATTACGCGATTGTGTCTTTCATGCTAAGCGTGGCGACTCTCATTGTGATTTTTTGCAAGATTAATGCTAATGAAATCGCTCATTCAAGCGTGTTTAAATCCGGCATGCAAGCGTGCGTGTGCGTGTTAGGCGTGGCGTGGTTGGGCGATACTTTTGTGAGCAATCATATAGATGAAATCAAGCGATACGCTTCTTTTTTGATTGCAGATTACCCGTTTTTATTAGCCGTAGCGCTCTTTTTGGCTTCCATGCTTTTGTATTCGCAAGCTGCCACCTCTAAAGCGCTCATCCCAAGCGTGATCACAGCCTTAGGCATTAGCGCTAACCATACCGAGCATTTGTATATTATCGTGGCTTCTTTTGCGAGCGTTTCGGCATTGTTCGTGTTACCCACTTACCCCACTTTACTAGGAGCGATCGCTATGGATCATACCGGCACCACTAAAATGGGCCGTTATGTGTTTGATCATGCGTTTTTGATCCCTGGGGTTTTAGTCGTGTTTTTGAGCGTGGCGTTAGGGTTTGTTGTCGCGCCGTTAGTTTTGTAG
- a CDS encoding tRNA dihydrouridine synthase encodes MDFKNKKWLFLAPLAGYTDLPFRSVVKKFGVDVTTSEMVSSHSLVYAFDKTSKMLEKSPLEDHFMAQISGSKEGVVKEAVEKINALDHVNGIDFNCGCPAPKVANHGNGSGLLKDLNHLVKLLKIIRENTNKKITSVKVRLGFEKKIPKEIAHALNDAPVDYVVVHGRTRSDKYQKDKIDYESISLMKKILKKPVIANGEIDSVKKAFEVLQITQADGLMIGRAALRAPWIFWQIRNNTTKLPAVVKKDLVLEHFDKMVEFYGDRGVVMFRKNLHAYAKGEMQASAFRNCVNTLTEIKSMREGIEEFFNQEMLQSEVPLWVELNQKSV; translated from the coding sequence ATGGACTTTAAAAATAAAAAATGGCTTTTTCTAGCCCCTCTAGCAGGCTATACGGATTTGCCTTTCAGGAGCGTGGTGAAAAAATTTGGCGTGGATGTTACCACAAGCGAAATGGTGAGCTCGCATTCGTTAGTGTATGCGTTTGATAAAACTTCTAAAATGTTGGAAAAATCCCCTTTAGAAGATCATTTCATGGCGCAAATTTCAGGCTCTAAAGAGGGCGTAGTCAAAGAAGCGGTGGAGAAAATCAACGCTTTAGATCATGTGAATGGGATTGATTTTAATTGCGGTTGCCCCGCTCCTAAAGTGGCTAATCATGGTAACGGGAGCGGGCTATTGAAGGATTTAAACCACTTGGTGAAGCTTTTAAAAATCATCAGAGAAAACACCAATAAAAAAATCACAAGCGTGAAAGTGCGTTTAGGCTTTGAAAAAAAAATCCCTAAAGAAATCGCTCATGCCCTAAATGACGCACCGGTGGATTATGTGGTGGTGCATGGGAGGACACGAAGCGACAAATACCAAAAAGACAAAATAGATTATGAAAGCATCTCTTTAATGAAAAAGATTTTAAAAAAGCCTGTGATAGCCAATGGCGAAATTGACAGCGTGAAAAAAGCCTTTGAAGTTTTGCAAATCACGCAAGCTGATGGGCTAATGATAGGGCGAGCGGCCTTAAGAGCCCCATGGATATTTTGGCAAATCAGAAACAACACCACAAAATTGCCCGCAGTCGTGAAAAAAGATTTGGTTTTAGAACATTTTGATAAAATGGTGGAGTTTTATGGGGATAGGGGGGTGGTTATGTTTAGGAAAAATTTGCATGCTTACGCTAAGGGCGAAATGCAAGCGAGCGCGTTTCGTAATTGTGTCAATACCCTTACAGAAATAAAGAGCATGCGAGAGGGTATAGAGGAATTTTTTAATCAAGAAATGTTGCAAAGTGAAGTGCCATTATGGGTAGAATTGAATCAAAAAAGCGTTTGA
- the tilS gene encoding tRNA lysidine(34) synthetase TilS produces MTARDFKNYLEPLREGKNLLGFSGGLDSTCLFHLLVGENIAFDIALVDYNTQKQRLEIIQHAQTLAQTHHKKCYVHYAPKIERNFEMQARKIRYDFFETLMREHSYKHLILAHHLNDRLEWFLMQLSKGAGLNTLLSFQAYEKRGFYAIVRPLLYTPKDTLKTLAKDWEFFEDSSNASLKFKRNFFRKNYANSLMQHYSKGIIQSFKFLDEEKERLYPLMVVSQMHGITFFKHSQNALFMVDKILKQKGYVLSFSQKEEIKRNFFSLEIAQKFIIESDNEHAFIALKPQKTLSMPKDFKDRVRRLNIPKRLRPVLYAEFLKQPTNDFLTRFKQSLINL; encoded by the coding sequence TTGACAGCGCGAGATTTTAAAAATTATTTAGAGCCTTTAAGGGAGGGGAAAAATTTATTGGGTTTTTCGGGTGGGTTGGATTCCACTTGCTTGTTTCATCTTTTAGTTGGAGAAAATATCGCTTTTGACATCGCTTTAGTGGATTATAACACGCAAAAACAACGCCTTGAAATCATCCAGCACGCTCAAACACTCGCACAAACACACCATAAAAAATGCTATGTCCACTACGCCCCAAAAATTGAGCGCAATTTTGAAATGCAAGCGAGAAAGATCCGTTATGATTTTTTTGAAACCCTAATGAGAGAGCATTCTTACAAGCATTTGATTTTAGCGCACCACTTGAATGACAGACTGGAATGGTTTTTGATGCAATTAAGCAAAGGAGCCGGGCTAAACACGCTTTTAAGCTTTCAAGCTTATGAAAAAAGAGGGTTTTATGCGATCGTTCGCCCCTTACTCTACACCCCTAAAGACACCCTTAAAACGCTCGCTAAAGATTGGGAATTTTTTGAAGATAGTTCTAATGCTTCTTTAAAATTCAAACGCAATTTTTTCAGGAAAAATTACGCTAACTCCTTGATGCAACATTATTCTAAGGGCATTATCCAAAGTTTTAAGTTTTTAGATGAAGAAAAAGAGCGGCTTTACCCTTTGATGGTCGTTTCACAAATGCATGGGATCACTTTTTTTAAGCATTCGCAAAATGCGCTTTTTATGGTGGATAAAATCTTAAAGCAAAAGGGGTATGTGTTGAGCTTTTCTCAAAAAGAAGAAATCAAACGCAATTTTTTTAGCCTAGAAATCGCTCAAAAATTCATCATTGAAAGCGATAATGAGCATGCGTTTATCGCCCTTAAACCTCAAAAAACTTTAAGCATGCCAAAGGATTTTAAAGACAGAGTCAGGAGGCTGAATATCCCTAAACGCTTAAGGCCTGTTTTATACGCAGAGTTTTTAAAACAACCAACAAATGATTTTTTAACCCGTTTTAAACAGAGTTTAATCAATCTGTAA
- a CDS encoding type II asparaginase, which produces MRMFLKFLILLFCLKGQVMAQNLPTIALLATGGTIAGSGASASSGSYKSGELGIKELLKAIPSLNKIARIQGEQVSNIGSQDMNEEIWFKLAKRTQELLDDSRIQGVVITHGTDTLEESAYFLNLVLRSTKPVVLVGAMRNAASLSADGALNLYNALSVAINEKSANQGVLVVMDDTIFSAREAIKTHTTHTSTFKALNSGAIGSVYYGKARYYMQPLRKHTIESEFSILELKTPLPKVDIIYTHVGMTPDLFQASLKSHAKGVVIAGVGNGNVSAGFLKAMQEASEMGVVIVRSSRVGSGEITSGEIDDRAFITSDNLNPQKARVLLQLALTKTNDKAKIQEMFEEY; this is translated from the coding sequence ATGAGAATGTTTTTGAAATTTTTGATTCTCTTATTTTGTTTGAAAGGGCAAGTTATGGCTCAAAATTTACCTACCATTGCTTTATTAGCGACAGGGGGGACGATTGCAGGGAGTGGCGCAAGCGCAAGTTCAGGTAGCTATAAAAGTGGTGAGTTGGGTATCAAAGAGCTTCTTAAAGCTATCCCCAGTCTCAACAAGATTGCTCGCATTCAAGGGGAGCAGGTTTCTAATATCGGCTCACAAGACATGAATGAAGAAATATGGTTCAAGCTCGCTAAACGCACCCAAGAGTTGCTAGACGATAGCCGTATTCAAGGCGTGGTCATCACGCATGGCACGGACACTTTAGAAGAGAGTGCGTATTTTTTAAACCTGGTTTTACGCTCCACAAAACCGGTGGTGTTAGTGGGAGCGATGCGTAACGCTGCTTCTTTGAGCGCGGATGGGGCTTTGAATTTGTATAATGCACTGAGCGTAGCGATTAATGAAAAAAGCGCGAATCAGGGCGTGCTAGTGGTCATGGACGATACTATTTTTAGCGCTAGAGAAGCGATTAAAACGCACACCACCCACACTTCTACCTTTAAAGCCTTAAATAGCGGTGCGATAGGGAGCGTGTATTATGGCAAGGCGCGTTATTACATGCAACCTTTAAGAAAACACACCATAGAGAGCGAATTTTCTATTTTAGAGCTAAAAACCCCCTTGCCTAAAGTGGATATTATTTACACGCATGTTGGCATGACCCCCGATTTATTCCAAGCGAGCCTGAAATCGCATGCAAAGGGTGTTGTGATAGCCGGGGTGGGTAATGGGAATGTGAGCGCTGGGTTTTTAAAAGCGATGCAAGAAGCGAGCGAAATGGGGGTGGTTATTGTTCGTTCTAGTAGGGTAGGCAGCGGTGAGATTACTTCAGGTGAGATTGATGATAGGGCCTTTATCACAAGCGATAACTTAAACCCCCAAAAGGCTAGGGTGCTTTTACAACTCGCTCTAACTAAAACGAATGATAAGGCAAAAATCCAAGAAATGTTTGAAGAGTATTGA